From a region of the Streptomyces venezuelae genome:
- a CDS encoding SMI1/KNR4 family protein has product MTTGRLGQQAAPPNAAYSGQVVHFPDPVRAARHPLGVRMDGNGHPDFSAYARAAVEIAEPPEGFGVDELRLTDYVSANAAMKAAGHELWDTVGPVATPHGWTWHHVAGSRRMELVPVEVKALLRHHAGLATAPVDHDKRGTRPLQEVRPAHLGLPKSVVSVSEELVQGVEEDLGYRLPEAYRSFLKAAGGCAPVGAGLDVALGLLVDQPFFTVREEAAVNDLVYVNKCLRDHLTKDYLCVAFAQGGLLALKVKGEGIGSVWFSPYDDARDRDGWSVQERVERLLLPCGADFDAFLERLAGNPPELETVAGLMVDGGFARSVPVSGPAPVEG; this is encoded by the coding sequence ATGACGACAGGTCGGCTCGGGCAGCAGGCCGCGCCACCCAACGCCGCTTACTCGGGGCAGGTCGTGCATTTCCCGGACCCGGTCCGGGCCGCTCGGCATCCTCTCGGGGTGCGGATGGACGGCAATGGGCATCCGGACTTCTCCGCGTACGCGCGTGCGGCGGTGGAGATCGCCGAACCGCCGGAGGGCTTCGGCGTGGACGAGCTGCGGCTCACGGACTACGTGTCCGCGAACGCGGCGATGAAGGCCGCCGGGCACGAGTTGTGGGACACGGTCGGGCCGGTGGCGACGCCGCACGGCTGGACGTGGCACCACGTGGCGGGTTCGCGGCGCATGGAGCTGGTTCCGGTCGAGGTGAAGGCGCTGCTGCGGCATCACGCGGGTCTGGCGACGGCTCCGGTGGACCACGACAAGCGCGGGACTCGGCCGTTGCAGGAGGTGCGTCCGGCGCACCTGGGGCTGCCGAAGTCGGTGGTGTCGGTCTCCGAGGAGCTGGTGCAGGGTGTCGAGGAGGACCTCGGTTACCGGCTGCCGGAGGCGTACCGGTCGTTCCTGAAGGCCGCGGGCGGCTGTGCGCCGGTGGGCGCTGGCCTGGACGTGGCCCTTGGTCTGCTGGTGGACCAGCCGTTCTTCACGGTGCGTGAGGAGGCGGCGGTCAATGACCTGGTGTACGTCAACAAGTGCCTGCGGGACCACCTGACGAAGGACTACCTGTGCGTGGCCTTCGCCCAGGGCGGGCTGCTCGCGCTGAAGGTCAAGGGTGAGGGCATCGGTTCGGTGTGGTTCTCCCCGTACGACGATGCCCGCGACCGGGACGGCTGGTCGGTCCAGGAGCGCGTGGAGCGGTTGTTGCTGCCGTGCGGTGCTGATTTCGACGCCTTCCTCGAGAGGCTGGCCGGCAACCCGCCGGAGCTGGAGACCGTGGCCGGTCTGATGGTGGACGGCGGATTCGCACGTTCGGTTCCGGTGTCGGGTCCGGCACCGGTGGAGGGGTGA
- a CDS encoding cellulose-binding protein, giving the protein MSAPIATVRGRGYRMEEVDRYLARLSGSRDEAWERVARLTVLAKQMEADAARLRAAVSALAPQTYDELSERARRILLLAEEEADAVRADARVDASATLGAAEARADRAAELARGDAEAVREQTEVRARQGLLRAQREADDVRSGAREDAAAWREQAAAALADTRRRAEAERAEQERERAARREAAERELAAREAELEARHAELERFVEARLAEARREFAEAEESARHGQEDAEARAAELVAQARVAEERVGRETRGIVREHGEAAEEMRAHMNHVRASLAALTGRAPAEG; this is encoded by the coding sequence ATGAGTGCACCCATTGCGACCGTGCGCGGTCGTGGCTACCGCATGGAAGAGGTCGACCGGTATCTCGCCCGGCTCTCCGGGAGCAGGGACGAGGCCTGGGAGCGGGTGGCGCGGCTGACGGTCCTGGCCAAGCAGATGGAGGCGGACGCGGCGCGGCTGCGGGCTGCCGTTTCCGCGCTGGCTCCGCAGACGTACGACGAGCTGAGCGAGCGGGCGCGGCGGATCCTGCTGCTGGCGGAGGAGGAGGCGGACGCCGTACGGGCGGACGCGCGGGTGGACGCCTCGGCGACGCTGGGTGCGGCCGAGGCGCGTGCCGACCGGGCGGCGGAGCTCGCGCGGGGTGACGCGGAGGCGGTGCGCGAGCAGACGGAGGTCCGGGCCCGGCAGGGGCTGTTGCGGGCGCAGCGCGAGGCGGACGACGTGCGGTCGGGGGCGCGGGAGGACGCGGCGGCGTGGCGGGAGCAGGCGGCGGCAGCGCTGGCGGACACCCGGCGGCGGGCTGAGGCGGAGCGGGCGGAGCAGGAGCGGGAGCGGGCGGCGCGCCGGGAGGCGGCGGAGCGGGAGCTGGCGGCGCGGGAGGCTGAGCTGGAGGCGCGCCACGCGGAGCTGGAGCGGTTCGTCGAGGCGCGTCTGGCCGAGGCGCGGCGCGAGTTCGCCGAGGCGGAGGAGTCGGCGCGGCACGGGCAGGAGGACGCGGAGGCGCGGGCGGCCGAGCTGGTGGCGCAGGCGCGGGTGGCGGAGGAGCGGGTCGGGCGCGAGACGCGGGGGATCGTGCGGGAGCACGGGGAGGCGGCGGAGGAGATGCGGGCGCACATGAACCATGTCCGTGCCAGCCTCGCGGCGTTGACGGGCCGGGCTCCGGCGGAGGGTTAG
- a CDS encoding SUKH-4 family immunity protein: MVTFAQAQERAEEWINGDVPAYQHREVRVREFGLGFVVWAEDRAAGPVSGGGRQRLVIARDSGEVTLWPGLPVGEVIRRYEEEYGAVAAAVSEASVPTPRIDSEQTSFMLSPPEWLQEAADRAGIAPRATSTPVPAAPVEAVAEPAEAPAPVVAAPVEAVPLRRGGEIPYEPTANDGVPAAPPAAPAVPVGATPWAGTDVNSGTDDASVPLPATVFAPPLSGSDLEDAPSSGVAPEAKTTLMPGGSQLPRTAVVPALGSPGDAAGGSQDGSAAGDIADAPTGKAQVSRPGGSGPGAGLPSTPPGPPRAPGAPGSLGGGLDHAATMLAGPAVTGQPPAPPGPPGAPGAPQPPGPPGPPGAPGSLGRGLDHAATMLAGPAVTGQPPAPPGPPGAPGAPQPPGPPGPPGAPGSLGRGLDHAATMLAGPAVTGQPPAPPGPPGAPGAPGAPGGGAHHAATMLAGPGVPQPPGPPGAPAAPGAPGTPGGGIDHAATMLAGPAMAQQPGPPGPPPGVPGGPAAQPPAPTGAPTVGPGYQAVLRYRAPDGSEQQLIRRSAPGTPHPEWQILYELRAMNVPPQQVLELHTELESCELPGGYCARMIRETWPQVRITSVAPYGKDHAGRQQGMRHLLTHQGELHQVADGPARPAPVRAPLPQVPLQPAIPLEAIGQELAAAFGPQGVFRFDQRAVSRQGVPEIVAQTLMWAGLPVDFGPFFWAQAVPGQPVPTLAELAQQRQVQPASDAGSYLVIGSDFGKALCVQYGTAHIVAVPVEGGPGGAPVPPQFVNSSLPQFVRSVAMLGHMWRLRQHLTPEQAGRWTVDFQANLAGLDSAALSSPESWWSVLLEQMWDGLL; this comes from the coding sequence ATGGTGACGTTTGCGCAGGCGCAGGAGCGCGCCGAGGAGTGGATCAACGGGGACGTGCCCGCGTACCAGCACCGGGAGGTGCGCGTACGGGAGTTCGGGCTCGGGTTCGTGGTGTGGGCGGAGGACCGTGCGGCGGGTCCGGTGTCCGGTGGTGGGCGGCAGCGGCTGGTCATCGCGCGGGACAGCGGTGAGGTGACGCTGTGGCCGGGGCTGCCGGTGGGTGAGGTGATCCGCCGGTACGAGGAGGAGTACGGGGCCGTGGCCGCGGCCGTTTCGGAGGCTTCGGTCCCGACGCCGCGGATCGACTCGGAGCAGACGTCGTTCATGCTGAGTCCGCCGGAGTGGCTGCAGGAGGCCGCGGACCGGGCGGGGATCGCGCCCAGGGCGACGTCCACGCCGGTTCCGGCCGCGCCTGTCGAGGCCGTGGCCGAGCCTGCTGAGGCGCCGGCTCCGGTGGTCGCGGCGCCCGTCGAGGCGGTGCCGCTGCGGCGTGGGGGCGAGATTCCGTACGAGCCCACGGCCAACGACGGGGTGCCGGCCGCGCCTCCGGCTGCGCCCGCGGTGCCGGTCGGGGCCACGCCGTGGGCGGGCACCGATGTGAACTCGGGTACGGACGACGCGTCCGTGCCACTGCCCGCGACCGTGTTCGCGCCGCCGTTGTCGGGGTCGGACCTGGAGGACGCGCCGTCGTCCGGGGTGGCTCCGGAGGCGAAGACGACGCTGATGCCGGGCGGCAGTCAGCTTCCGAGGACCGCGGTCGTTCCGGCGCTGGGTTCGCCGGGGGACGCGGCGGGCGGTTCGCAGGATGGTTCGGCGGCGGGTGACATCGCGGACGCGCCGACCGGCAAGGCTCAGGTGTCCCGGCCGGGCGGTTCCGGTCCGGGTGCGGGTCTGCCGTCGACGCCTCCCGGTCCGCCGAGGGCTCCGGGTGCTCCGGGGTCGTTGGGCGGTGGGCTGGATCATGCGGCGACGATGCTGGCCGGTCCGGCTGTGACGGGTCAGCCGCCGGCGCCTCCCGGTCCGCCCGGTGCTCCGGGTGCTCCGCAGCCTCCTGGTCCGCCTGGTCCGCCGGGGGCTCCTGGGTCGTTGGGCCGTGGGCTGGATCATGCGGCGACGATGCTGGCCGGTCCGGCTGTGACGGGTCAGCCGCCGGCGCCTCCCGGTCCGCCCGGTGCTCCGGGTGCTCCGCAGCCTCCTGGTCCGCCTGGTCCGCCGGGGGCTCCTGGGTCGTTGGGCCGTGGGCTGGATCATGCGGCGACGATGCTGGCCGGTCCGGCTGTGACCGGTCAGCCGCCGGCGCCTCCCGGTCCGCCCGGCGCTCCGGGTGCTCCCGGGGCTCCAGGTGGTGGCGCCCATCACGCTGCCACGATGCTCGCGGGTCCCGGCGTACCGCAGCCTCCCGGTCCGCCCGGTGCGCCTGCGGCCCCCGGTGCGCCCGGCACCCCCGGCGGCGGGATCGACCATGCCGCCACGATGCTGGCCGGTCCGGCCATGGCGCAGCAGCCCGGGCCCCCCGGCCCGCCGCCCGGCGTGCCCGGTGGTCCCGCGGCGCAGCCTCCGGCTCCCACCGGTGCGCCCACGGTCGGCCCGGGCTACCAGGCGGTGCTCCGCTACCGTGCGCCCGACGGCTCCGAGCAGCAGCTCATCCGCCGCTCGGCGCCCGGTACCCCGCACCCGGAGTGGCAGATCCTCTACGAGCTGCGCGCGATGAACGTGCCGCCGCAGCAGGTGCTGGAGCTGCACACCGAGCTGGAGTCCTGCGAGCTGCCCGGCGGTTACTGCGCGCGGATGATCCGGGAGACCTGGCCGCAGGTGCGGATCACGAGCGTGGCTCCGTACGGCAAGGACCACGCGGGCCGTCAGCAGGGCATGCGGCACCTGCTCACCCACCAGGGCGAGCTGCACCAGGTGGCGGACGGTCCGGCGCGCCCCGCGCCGGTACGGGCGCCGTTGCCGCAGGTTCCGCTGCAGCCGGCGATCCCGCTGGAGGCCATCGGGCAGGAGCTGGCGGCGGCGTTCGGTCCGCAGGGCGTGTTCCGTTTCGACCAGCGGGCCGTGTCGCGTCAGGGTGTGCCGGAGATCGTGGCGCAGACGCTGATGTGGGCGGGTCTGCCCGTCGATTTCGGGCCGTTCTTCTGGGCGCAGGCGGTGCCGGGCCAGCCGGTTCCGACGCTGGCCGAGCTGGCGCAGCAGCGCCAGGTGCAGCCGGCCTCGGACGCGGGCTCGTACCTCGTGATCGGCAGTGACTTCGGCAAGGCGCTGTGTGTGCAGTACGGGACCGCGCACATCGTGGCTGTGCCGGTGGAGGGTGGCCCGGGAGGTGCTCCCGTACCGCCGCAGTTCGTGAATTCGAGCCTGCCGCAGTTCGTGCGGTCGGTCGCGATGCTGGGGCACATGTGGCGGCTGCGGCAGCATCTGACGCCGGAACAGGCGGGGCGCTGGACGGTCGACTTCCAGGCGAATCTGGCGGGGCTCGACAGTGCCGCGCTGTCCTCGCCGGAGAGCTGGTGGTCGGTGCTGCTGGAGCAGATGTGGGACGGGCTGCTCTGA